The following are encoded in a window of Kitasatospora fiedleri genomic DNA:
- a CDS encoding nitrilase-related carbon-nitrogen hydrolase, with product MSRVVRAALFQTAWTGDKESMLAAAEQAARDAAGQGAGIIGFQEVFNAPYFCQVQEPEHYAWAEPVPDGPTVRRMRELARELGIVIVAPVYEIEKPGFFYNTAAVIDADGSYLGKYRKHHIPQVRGFWEKYYFKPGNLGWPVFDTAVGKVGVYICYDRHFPEGWRALGLAGAEIVYNPSATSRGLSAYLWQLEQPAAAVANEYFVAAINRVGVEEYGDDDFYGTSYFVDPRGQFVGEVASDKREELVVRDLDLDLIDEVRRQWAFYRDRRPDAYGPLTEG from the coding sequence ATGAGCCGTGTCGTCAGGGCCGCCCTGTTCCAGACCGCGTGGACGGGCGACAAGGAGAGCATGCTGGCCGCCGCCGAGCAGGCCGCGCGGGACGCCGCCGGGCAGGGGGCGGGGATCATCGGGTTCCAGGAGGTGTTCAACGCCCCGTACTTCTGCCAGGTGCAGGAACCGGAGCACTACGCCTGGGCCGAGCCCGTCCCGGACGGGCCGACGGTGCGGCGGATGCGGGAGCTGGCCCGGGAGTTGGGGATCGTGATCGTCGCCCCGGTGTACGAGATCGAGAAGCCGGGCTTCTTCTACAACACCGCCGCCGTGATCGACGCCGACGGCAGCTACCTCGGCAAGTACCGCAAGCACCACATCCCGCAGGTGCGCGGATTCTGGGAGAAGTACTACTTCAAGCCCGGGAACCTGGGCTGGCCGGTGTTCGACACGGCGGTCGGGAAGGTCGGCGTGTACATCTGCTACGACCGGCACTTCCCGGAGGGCTGGCGGGCGCTCGGCCTGGCCGGGGCGGAGATCGTGTACAACCCGTCGGCGACCAGCCGCGGCCTGTCCGCCTACCTGTGGCAGCTGGAGCAGCCCGCCGCGGCGGTCGCCAACGAGTACTTCGTCGCCGCGATCAACCGGGTCGGCGTCGAGGAGTACGGCGACGACGACTTCTACGGCACCAGCTACTTCGTCGACCCGCGCGGGCAGTTCGTCGGCGAGGTCGCCTCCGACAAGCGCGAGGAACTCGTCGTCCGGGACCTGGACCTCGACCTGATCGACGAGGTCCGCCGGCAGTGGGCGTTCTACCGGGACCGGCGCCCGGACGCCTACGGCCCGCTGACCGAGGGCTGA
- the hydA gene encoding dihydropyrimidinase, with protein MARTVIAGGLVVTAAEETHADVLVEDGRVVALALPGSQRWHAERVFDASGKYVVPGGVDAHTHMEMPFGGTRASDTFETGTRAAAWGGTTTIVDFAVQTKGAPLRAGLDDWHAKADGRCAIDYAFHMIVSDVNAATLDEMPGLVGEGVTSFKLFMAYPGVFYSDDGQILRAMQRAADTGALTMLHAENGPAIDVLVEQALARGETDPRHHGEVRRALLEAEATHRAIQLARVAGAPLYVVHVSAREALAELAAARDLGLPVFGETCPQYLFLSTDNLAEPGFEGAKYVCSTPLRPRDHQAALWRGLRTDDLQVVSTDHCPFCFKGQKDLGRGDFSKIPNGLPGVEHRMDLLHQAVVDGHLTRRRWIELACAAPARMFGLHPRKGTIAPGSDADLVIYDPHAVQTLSAATHHMNVDYSAYEGRTVTGRVETVLSRGEVVLDRGQYLGRPGHGTFLPRSTCQYL; from the coding sequence ATGGCCCGGACCGTGATCGCCGGCGGACTGGTCGTCACCGCCGCCGAGGAGACGCACGCCGACGTGCTGGTCGAGGACGGCCGGGTGGTCGCGCTCGCCCTGCCCGGCAGCCAGCGCTGGCACGCGGAGCGGGTGTTCGACGCGAGCGGGAAGTACGTGGTCCCGGGCGGCGTCGACGCGCACACCCACATGGAGATGCCGTTCGGCGGCACCCGCGCCTCGGACACCTTCGAGACCGGCACCCGGGCCGCGGCCTGGGGCGGCACCACCACGATCGTCGACTTCGCCGTCCAGACCAAGGGCGCCCCGCTGCGCGCCGGACTGGACGACTGGCACGCCAAGGCCGACGGCCGGTGCGCGATCGACTACGCCTTCCACATGATCGTCTCGGACGTCAACGCGGCGACGCTGGACGAGATGCCCGGCCTGGTCGGCGAGGGCGTCACCTCGTTCAAGTTGTTCATGGCCTACCCCGGCGTCTTCTACTCCGACGACGGGCAGATCCTGCGCGCCATGCAGCGGGCCGCCGACACCGGCGCGCTCACCATGCTGCACGCCGAGAACGGCCCCGCCATCGACGTCCTGGTCGAACAGGCGCTGGCCCGCGGCGAGACCGACCCGCGCCACCACGGCGAGGTCCGCCGGGCGCTGCTGGAGGCCGAGGCCACCCACCGGGCGATCCAACTGGCCCGGGTGGCCGGCGCGCCGCTGTACGTGGTGCACGTCTCCGCCCGCGAGGCGCTCGCCGAACTGGCCGCCGCCCGCGACCTCGGCCTGCCCGTCTTCGGCGAGACCTGCCCGCAGTACCTGTTCCTGTCCACCGACAACCTGGCCGAGCCCGGTTTCGAGGGCGCCAAGTACGTCTGCTCCACCCCGCTGCGGCCCAGGGACCACCAGGCGGCGCTCTGGCGCGGCCTGCGCACCGACGACCTCCAGGTGGTCTCCACCGACCACTGCCCGTTCTGCTTCAAGGGGCAGAAGGACCTCGGCCGCGGCGACTTCTCGAAGATCCCCAACGGCCTGCCCGGCGTCGAGCACCGGATGGACCTGCTCCACCAGGCCGTGGTCGACGGCCACCTGACCCGCCGCCGCTGGATCGAACTCGCCTGCGCCGCCCCCGCCCGGATGTTCGGCCTCCACCCCCGCAAGGGCACCATCGCCCCCGGCTCCGACGCCGACCTGGTGATCTACGACCCGCACGCCGTGCAGACCCTCTCCGCCGCCACCCACCACATGAACGTCGACTACTCGGCGTACGAGGGCCGCACCGTCACCGGACGGGTCGAGACCGTGCTCTCCCGCGGCGAGGTGGTGCTCGACCGCGGCCAGTACCTCGGCCGCCCGGGGCACGGCACCTTCCTGCCCCGCTCCACCTGCCAGTACCTCTGA
- a CDS encoding TIGR03842 family LLM class F420-dependent oxidoreductase codes for MDFGLVLQTDPPAAEVVDLMRRAERAGFSHGWTFDSAVLWQEPFVIHSRILEHTERLHVGPMVTNPATRSWEVTASTFATLNDMYGNRTVCGIGRGDSAMRVAGRRPNTLARLGAAIDAIRDLAEGREAEVDGTPIRIPWIKDGRLPVWMAAYGPRALALAGQKADGFILQLADPYLTEWMVKAVRRAAEEAGRDPAAVTVCVAAPAYVGDDLAHAREQCRWFGGMVGNHVADLVATYGEHSDLVPEELTAYVKDRHGYDYSHHGRAGNPSTDFVPDAIVDRFCLLGPATAHIEKLRTLRDLGVDQFALYAMHDAREAVIDAYGTEVIPALA; via the coding sequence GTGGACTTCGGACTCGTCCTGCAGACCGACCCGCCGGCCGCCGAGGTCGTCGACCTGATGCGCCGCGCCGAACGGGCCGGGTTCAGCCACGGCTGGACCTTCGACTCCGCCGTGCTCTGGCAGGAGCCCTTCGTCATCCACAGCCGGATCCTGGAACACACCGAACGGCTGCACGTCGGCCCGATGGTCACCAACCCGGCCACCCGCAGCTGGGAGGTCACCGCCTCCACCTTCGCCACCCTCAACGACATGTACGGCAACCGGACGGTGTGCGGCATCGGCCGCGGCGACTCCGCGATGCGGGTGGCCGGACGCCGCCCCAACACCCTGGCCCGGCTCGGCGCCGCCATCGACGCGATCCGCGACCTCGCCGAGGGGCGGGAGGCCGAGGTCGACGGCACCCCGATCCGGATTCCCTGGATCAAGGACGGCCGGCTGCCGGTCTGGATGGCCGCGTACGGCCCCAGGGCGCTCGCCCTGGCCGGACAGAAGGCGGACGGGTTCATCCTCCAACTGGCCGACCCCTACCTCACCGAGTGGATGGTCAAGGCCGTCCGCCGGGCCGCCGAGGAGGCCGGCCGCGACCCCGCCGCCGTCACCGTCTGCGTCGCCGCCCCCGCCTACGTCGGCGACGACCTCGCCCACGCCCGCGAGCAGTGCCGCTGGTTCGGCGGCATGGTCGGCAACCACGTCGCCGACCTGGTCGCCACGTACGGTGAGCACTCCGACCTCGTCCCCGAGGAGCTCACCGCCTACGTCAAGGACCGCCACGGCTACGACTACAGCCACCACGGCCGCGCCGGCAACCCCTCCACCGACTTCGTCCCCGACGCCATCGTCGACCGCTTCTGCCTCCTCGGCCCCGCCACCGCCCACATCGAGAAACTCCGCACCCTGCGCGACCTGGGCGTCGACCAGTTCGCCCTCTACGCGATGCACGACGCCCGCGAGGCCGTCATCGACGCCTACGGCACGGAGGTCATCCCGGCACTGGCCTGA
- a CDS encoding LamG-like jellyroll fold domain-containing protein: MTADQVAAADRTHLDAAQASSETERALASAKSTGAQVPVPGLTTEFSETAATPQGHLYQSLHLEQQRMRKDGDWADLDATLVANSDGSYSPRVSPSGLRLSKGGGDQLATLTAPGGEQLSLTSPLPLSAPRVSGDSLTYTVDQDTELKVTATKFGGFTTVLVLKSAAAAANPALKSLRFDTRTTGVTVSSDTGDNLTATASDGRTLWHAPAPMMWDSSKATTTGTSAARARTVTATAGGSEATDPPLDGSSADGPGQGARVARMPVTTDSSGITLTPDQDLLANGTGPWYIDPAWTPTSVGNNLWNWVQTAYPTLNNDNHTGSSNSDYPGIGRCGSYPAGGSCSPASTYHTYYRFDLSALGGAVVDYAQLNLEQRYSANWSCATTYDVTAYRTDNLANGTTWNTQPTRRDYLGARQIGGTGSSGCGGNIPFNYDVTGVVGSNAGGSISFQIATANESDVNAFKRLTTGASLGVLYDKYPDVPQNPRTSPITPRTGVPNAPDLESCAEVPESSFGWITSKDLSLTSTVRSPNQGQLTEWANIWDLRTGKSAEGWSGFVTSGNQASYPLPTGFLEDGHSYGWAAKGDDGLLRGSPTPTCHFRVDLTPPTLSLPGTADGPAVTDLSTQFPPAGNGQTTTLHVGQSGTIPFTAADALPAGLQHSGVAAVHWSFNPCMCDPYVQHAYFATLPAQLPVTQLPVTPTHWGTNTVYVQVEDNAGNKTPLTPYTFSVPWSPTPLAYGDVSGDGYPDILAAGDDGRLLDYGQGVDFAAAPAAATVGQAPAGSSWKDLRTSHRGTIDAGDNVDSLFVHRDPGTDGTGGGIELFYYPNNPDRNGTFDLSTKSLGRPDCSPGVNPSCADYGSVGSWATVSQITPIGSSSATLKPTDQITQGSGVLAVEKNNLWYYPSLGRTHTNTAGQPTPFGPPTKLTSDGSWGNYDLMVPGNALADGKPALWVRARATSGTVTAGDVYQYALAFGSATTDGTPYTTVTGLTASPAGRLASGLTVAAFPQVGAVGDLNGDDIPDLWGFVGSTGRITTWVGVTTDRTNRTPVTSLSPRDRQWLLDPTVQGTDAAGSTGSAANPIGTVTWSTDAPSGTRLVGSAGLASADGRTGAGALSPNVASPGTTGSYTVSAWAKINNTDDFSTVMSQTDQTRSPFYLQYSKSAGTWAFVGTSADSAATAYYTAAANSPAVPGKWTHLVGTYDATSKIMTLYVDGTYTGSTAVPSTWASTGHLTIGANRYPDGSLDNKTAGNVADARTYPYTLSTEQVAALYAAS, translated from the coding sequence TTGACCGCCGACCAGGTCGCGGCGGCCGACCGGACGCACCTCGATGCCGCCCAGGCGTCGTCCGAGACCGAGCGGGCGCTGGCCTCGGCGAAGTCCACCGGCGCCCAGGTGCCCGTCCCCGGGCTGACCACCGAGTTCAGCGAGACCGCCGCGACGCCGCAAGGGCACCTGTACCAGTCGCTGCACCTGGAGCAGCAGCGGATGCGCAAGGACGGCGACTGGGCCGACCTGGACGCCACCCTGGTGGCGAACTCGGACGGCAGCTACTCGCCCCGGGTCTCCCCCAGCGGCCTGCGGCTGTCGAAGGGCGGGGGCGACCAGCTGGCCACCCTGACCGCTCCCGGTGGTGAACAGCTCTCCCTCACCTCGCCGTTGCCGCTGTCCGCACCCCGGGTCAGCGGTGACTCGCTGACCTACACCGTCGACCAGGACACCGAGCTGAAGGTGACCGCCACCAAGTTCGGCGGCTTCACCACCGTCCTCGTCCTGAAGTCGGCGGCGGCCGCGGCCAATCCGGCGCTCAAGTCGCTCCGCTTCGACACCCGGACCACGGGCGTGACGGTCTCCTCCGACACCGGCGACAACCTCACCGCCACCGCGTCCGACGGCAGGACGCTCTGGCACGCGCCGGCGCCGATGATGTGGGACAGCAGCAAGGCCACCACGACGGGCACTTCCGCCGCCCGCGCGCGCACCGTCACCGCGACCGCGGGCGGCTCGGAGGCCACGGACCCGCCCCTCGACGGGAGTTCGGCCGACGGACCGGGGCAGGGAGCGCGCGTCGCCCGGATGCCGGTCACCACGGACTCCTCCGGGATCACCCTGACGCCCGACCAGGACCTGCTCGCCAACGGCACCGGCCCCTGGTACATCGACCCGGCGTGGACGCCCACCTCGGTCGGCAACAACCTCTGGAACTGGGTCCAGACCGCCTACCCCACCCTCAACAACGACAACCACACCGGGAGCAGCAACTCGGACTACCCCGGCATCGGCCGGTGCGGCTCCTACCCGGCCGGCGGCTCCTGCAGCCCGGCGTCGACCTACCACACCTACTACCGCTTCGACCTCTCCGCGCTGGGCGGCGCGGTGGTCGACTACGCCCAGCTGAACCTGGAGCAGCGGTACTCGGCGAACTGGTCCTGCGCGACCACGTACGACGTGACCGCGTACCGCACCGACAACCTGGCCAACGGCACCACCTGGAACACCCAGCCGACCAGGCGGGACTACCTGGGGGCCCGGCAGATCGGCGGCACCGGCTCGTCCGGCTGCGGGGGCAACATCCCGTTCAACTACGACGTGACGGGCGTCGTCGGGAGCAACGCGGGCGGCAGCATCAGCTTCCAGATCGCCACCGCGAACGAGAGCGACGTCAACGCCTTCAAACGGCTGACCACCGGCGCCAGCCTCGGCGTCCTGTACGACAAGTACCCGGACGTGCCGCAGAACCCGCGCACCAGCCCGATCACCCCGCGCACCGGCGTGCCCAACGCGCCCGACCTCGAGTCCTGCGCGGAGGTCCCGGAGTCCTCCTTCGGCTGGATCACCTCCAAGGACCTCAGCCTCACATCGACCGTCCGCTCCCCCAACCAGGGCCAGCTGACCGAATGGGCCAACATCTGGGACCTGCGCACCGGCAAGTCCGCCGAGGGCTGGAGCGGCTTCGTCACCTCCGGCAACCAGGCGAGCTACCCGCTGCCCACCGGCTTCCTCGAGGACGGCCACAGCTACGGCTGGGCGGCCAAGGGCGACGACGGCCTGCTGCGCGGCAGCCCGACCCCGACCTGCCACTTCCGCGTCGACCTGACGCCCCCGACCCTCTCCCTCCCCGGCACCGCGGACGGCCCGGCCGTCACCGACCTGTCCACCCAGTTCCCGCCCGCCGGCAACGGCCAGACGACCACCCTGCACGTCGGCCAGAGCGGCACGATCCCGTTCACCGCGGCCGACGCCCTCCCGGCCGGCCTGCAACACTCCGGCGTCGCCGCCGTGCACTGGAGCTTCAACCCCTGCATGTGCGACCCGTACGTCCAGCACGCGTACTTCGCCACCCTGCCCGCACAACTGCCCGTCACCCAGCTGCCGGTGACCCCGACCCACTGGGGCACCAACACCGTCTACGTCCAGGTCGAGGACAACGCCGGCAACAAGACCCCGCTCACCCCGTACACCTTCTCCGTCCCGTGGTCCCCGACCCCGCTGGCCTACGGCGACGTCTCCGGCGACGGCTACCCCGACATCCTCGCCGCCGGCGACGACGGCCGGCTCCTCGACTACGGCCAGGGGGTCGACTTCGCGGCGGCACCGGCCGCGGCCACCGTCGGCCAGGCACCGGCCGGCAGCTCCTGGAAGGACCTGCGCACCAGCCACCGCGGCACGATCGACGCCGGCGACAACGTCGACAGCCTGTTCGTCCACCGGGACCCCGGTACGGACGGCACCGGGGGCGGAATCGAACTCTTCTACTACCCGAACAACCCGGACCGGAACGGAACTTTCGACCTCTCGACCAAGTCCCTCGGCAGGCCCGACTGCTCACCGGGCGTCAACCCGAGCTGCGCGGACTACGGCAGCGTCGGGTCCTGGGCCACCGTCAGCCAGATCACCCCGATCGGATCGAGCAGCGCAACGCTCAAGCCGACCGACCAGATCACCCAGGGCTCGGGCGTCCTGGCCGTCGAGAAGAACAACCTCTGGTACTACCCGAGTCTCGGCAGGACGCACACCAACACCGCAGGACAGCCCACCCCGTTCGGTCCTCCCACGAAGCTCACCAGCGACGGCAGCTGGGGCAACTACGACCTGATGGTCCCCGGCAACGCCCTCGCCGACGGCAAGCCGGCGCTCTGGGTGCGCGCCCGCGCCACCTCGGGCACGGTGACCGCGGGCGACGTCTACCAGTACGCCCTGGCCTTCGGTTCCGCCACCACGGACGGAACCCCCTACACCACCGTCACCGGCCTGACCGCCAGCCCCGCCGGCCGCCTCGCGTCCGGCCTCACCGTGGCCGCGTTCCCGCAGGTCGGGGCGGTCGGCGACCTCAACGGCGACGACATCCCCGACCTCTGGGGCTTCGTCGGCTCCACCGGCCGCATCACCACCTGGGTGGGGGTGACGACCGACCGGACCAACAGGACCCCGGTCACCTCGCTCAGCCCCCGGGACCGCCAGTGGTTGCTCGACCCGACCGTCCAGGGCACCGACGCGGCCGGCAGCACGGGCAGTGCGGCCAACCCGATCGGCACCGTCACCTGGAGCACCGACGCCCCGTCAGGCACCAGGCTGGTCGGTTCCGCGGGGCTCGCCAGCGCCGACGGCCGCACCGGCGCGGGGGCGCTCAGCCCGAACGTCGCCAGCCCCGGCACCACCGGAAGCTACACCGTGAGCGCCTGGGCGAAGATCAACAACACCGACGACTTCTCCACCGTCATGTCCCAGACCGACCAGACCCGCAGCCCCTTCTACCTGCAGTACAGCAAGTCGGCCGGGACCTGGGCGTTCGTCGGCACCTCCGCCGACAGCGCCGCCACCGCCTACTACACCGCCGCGGCCAACTCCCCCGCCGTCCCCGGGAAGTGGACCCACCTCGTCGGCACCTACGATGCGACGAGCAAGATCATGACGCTGTACGTCGACGGCACCTACACGGGCTCCACCGCGGTCCCGTCCACCTGGGCGTCCACCGGCCACCTCACCATCGGAGCCAACCGCTACCCCGACGGCAGCCTCGACAACAAGACCGCCGGCAACGTCGCCGACGCCCGCACCTACCCCTACACCCTCAGCACCGAACAGGTCGCCGCGCTCTACGCGGCCTCCTGA